A stretch of the Salminus brasiliensis chromosome 19, fSalBra1.hap2, whole genome shotgun sequence genome encodes the following:
- the zic3 gene encoding zinc finger protein ZIC 3: MTMLLDSGPQFPSLGVGGFGAPRHHELGNRDPGLGLGPFGDSSAHSAAFKISPVAHDIASSQTSAFTPQASGYAAALGHHHHHHHHPGSQVGSYGGAAAFNSTRDLFFRNRGAGIGESAAAAAAATSAQHGIFAASAGSLHAPPGISDNHLLFPGLHEQSVGHASPGGHVVNGQMHLGLRPGDLFGRADPYRPVASPRADPYGAAPLHNYNHAINVNVGMNVPAHHGPGAFFRYMRQPIKQELSCKWIDENQLNRPKKTCDRTFSTMHEMVTHVSMEHVGGPEQSNHICYWEDCPREGKSFKAKYKLVNHIRVHTGEKPFPCPFPGCGKIFARSENLKIHKRTHTGEKPFKCEFDGCDRRFANSSDRKKHMHVHTSDKPYICKVCDKSYTHPSSLRKHMKVHESQGSESSPAASSGYESSTPPVLVSASTEDPTKTPPSAVQSAAAAHSEGLAPNFNEWYV; the protein is encoded by the exons ATGACGATGCTCCTCGATAGCGGTCCGCAGTTCCCGTCGTTAGGAGTCGGGGGCTTCGGCGCGCCGCGGCACCATGAGCTGGGCAACCGCGACCCCGGCCTGGGGCTGGGCCCCTTCGGTGACTCTTCGGCTCACTCAGCGGCGTTTAAAATCAGCCCCGTGGCCCACGACATCGCCTCGAGCCAGACGTCCGCGTTCACGCCGCAGGCCAGCGGCTACGCGGCCGCGCTCggccaccaccatcatcaccaccaccaccccggCAGTCAGGTGGGCTCGTACGGCGGCGCCGCCGCCTTCAACTCCACACGGGACTTGTTCTTCAGAAACCGAGGCGCCGGCATCGGCGAgtcggcggcggcggcggcagctGCTACGAGCGCGCAGCACGGGATCTTCGCCGCGTCGGCCGGCAGCCTGCACGCGCCGCCCGGCATCTCGGACAACCATCTGCTCTTCCCGGGGCTCCACGAGCAGAGTGTGGGCCACGCGTCGCCCGGCGGACACGTCGTGAACGGACAGATGCACTTGGGTTTGCGCCCGGGGGACCTTTTCGGGCGAGCCGACCCGTACCGGCCCGTTGCGAGCCCTCGCGCCGACCCGTACGGCGCGGCGCCGCTGCACAACTACAACCATGCCATCAACGTGAACGTGGGCATGAACGTGCCCGCGCACCACGGCCCGGGCGCCTTCTTCCGCTACATGAGGCAGCCCATAAAGCAAGAGCTCTCCTGCAAGTGGATAGACGAGAATCAGCTGAACAGGCCCAAGAAAACGTGCGACAGGACTTTCAGCACCATGCACGAAATGGTCACGCACGTGTCCATGGAGCACGTCGGCGGCCCCGAGCAGAGCAACCACATCTGCTACTGGGAGGACTGCCCGCGAGAGGGGAAATCCTTTAAGGCCAAATACAAACTCGTCAACCACATCCGAGtgcacactggagagaaaccctTCCCTTGTCCGTTCCCGGGCTGCGGAAAAATATTCGCGAGGTCGGAGAATCTGAAAATCCACAAGAGAACTCATACAG GAGAGAAGCCGTTTAAGTGCGAATTCGACGGCTGCGACCGGCGCTTTGCAAACAGCAGCGACAGGAAAAAGCACATGCACGTGCACACGTCCGACAAGCCATACATCTGCAAAGTGTGCGACAAGTCCTACACGCACCCAAGCTCTCTCAGGAAACACATGAAG GTACACGAGTCCCAAGGCTCAGAGTCGTCTCCAGCCGCCAGCTCGGGCTACGAGTCCTCCACGCCGCCGGTCCTGGTGTCGGCCAGCACGGAGGACCCCACCAAAACACCCCCGTCAGCCGTGcagagtgcagcagcagcacacagcGAAGGACTGGCGCCCAACTTCAACGAATGGTACGTTTGA
- the zic6 gene encoding zic family member 6, producing MTSLSRFSGCPLSCVNPGESNTEPSVVLPPLAGEHMGHPTGTSLKLCPSHNLRDYPETRATAYVDHSVPHFPDPGYTSHRLEASPRGIIIGTNLSGAGMPPVAEQLAPRANQHGAIGRYRDLHGYRDGRSHAFFTTYQEQAHGSVTAADAARDLSSQVMLGLPGEILSRAHPYGQAHGGGPRANGQQLVTQFLGLYKPLNMAMQRGGGDPFLRCTRQNLAHELVCKWRDGHEGAGKPPCARTFGTMYELVTHVTIEHVGGPEHSEYVCHWENCPRDRKPFKAKYKLVNHVRVHTGEKPFPCPFHGCEKVFARSENLKIHKRTHTGEKPFKCEFEGCTRRFANSSDRKKHSHVHSSDKPYTCKVRGCEKCYTHPSSLRKHMKLHCKAYVGKMGEDGEHLGRAGSPEVTEQQDASSLPPALPQEPPSPEALSEPALRSRFHHTFDNSLDYTAHRPQSLLDPLLIHRGNYRTETGQYPCSQASPTLAPSHRTFSSHSPFQKSLVNGWYTCHGGVETFSSKQCNNDV from the exons ATGACAAGCCTGTCGAGGTTTAGTGGCTGCCCTCTTTCTTGCGTCAACCCTGGGGAGAGCAATACTGAACCCAGTGTGGTGCTGCCACCTTTGGCAGGGGAGCACATGGGGCACCCCACTGGCACTTCCTTAAAACTCTGCCCCTCGCACAATCTGCGAGACTACCCCGAGACGAGGGCCACTGCATATGTTGACCACTCGGTCCCCCACTTTCCAGACCCTGGATACACGAGCCACCGCTTAGAAGCCAGTCCTAGGGGCATTATCATTGGGACAAATCTGTCAGGAGCGGGCATGCCACCCGTGGCCGAGCAACTGGCGCCGAGAGCCAACCAACATGGCGCTATTGGAAGGTACCGTGACCTCCACGGCTACAGGGATGGCAGGAGCCACGCGTTCTTCACCACGTACCAGGAGCAGGCCCATGGCTCCGTCACCGCCGCCGACGCCGCCCGAGACCTTAGCAGCCAAGTCATGTTGGGTCTACCAGGAGAGATTCTCTCGAGGGCGCATCCGTACGGCCAGGCGCACGGCGGCGGCCCTCGGGCCAACGGCCAGCAGCTGGTCACCCAGTTCTTGGGGCTCTACAAGCCGCTGAACATGGCCATGCAGCGGGGCGGGGGCGACCCGTTCCTCAGGTGCACCAGGCAGAACCTCGCGCACGAGCTGGTGTGCAAGTGGCGGGACGGCCATGAAGGCGCTGGCAAGCCGCCATGTGCCAGGACCTTTGGGACCATGTACGAACTTGTCACGCATGTGACGATCGAGCACGTCGGGGGACCCGAGCACTCCGAGTATGTGTGCCATTGGGAGAACTGTCCACGAGACAGAAAGCCGTTCAAAGCTAAGTACAAGCTGGTCAACCACGTCAGAGTGCACACGGGGGAAAAGCCCTTCCCTTGCCCGTTCCATGGATGTGAGAAAGTTTTCGCCCGGTCCGAAAACCTCAAGATTcacaagagaacacacacag GTGAGAAACCGTTTAAATGCGAGTTTGAGGGCTGCACTCGGAGGTTCGCGAACAGCAGTGACCGGAAGAAGCACTCGCACGTGCACTCCAGCGATAAGCCCTACACGTGCAAGGTCAGAGGCTGCGAGAAATGTTACACGCACCCCAGCTCCCTGCGAAAACACATGAAACTACATTGCAAGGCCTACGTTGGCAAAATGGGCGAGGACGGGGAGCACCTCGGCCGGGCCGGCTCTCCCGAAGTGACCGAACAGCAGGACGCGTCCTCCTTGCCGCCGGCCCTTCCTCAAGAGCCCCCGTCCCCCGAGGCCCTGAGCGAGCCTGCCCTGAGGTCCCGCTTCCATCACACGTTTGACAACAGCTTGGACTACACGGCGCATAGGCCGCAGTCCCTTCTGGACCCTTTGCTGATTCACCGGGGCAATTACAGAACCGAGACTGGCCAGTACCCGTGTAGCCAAGCAAGCCCCACCCTCGCCCCTAGCCACAGGACCTTCTCGTCACACTCACCTTTCCAAAAGAGTCTCGTGAACGGTTGGTACACGTGCCATGGTGGTGTGGAGACTTTCTCGTCCAAGCAGTGTAATAATGATGTATGA